Proteins encoded by one window of Streptomyces sp. LX-29:
- the eat gene encoding ethanolamine permease, with product MADGTESRTPLSDAPPGADASVSPSSPDDGYLERRSLRRGSSGPLLLTGLGVAYVVSGDFSGWNLGLQEGGFGGLAIAALIMGVMYTCMVFSLAELAAILPTAGGGYGFARRALGTWGGFLTGTAILIEYVLAPAAISLFIGDYVESLKLFGLESGWPVYLACFVIFIGIHLWGVGEALRFSLIVTAVAVAALLIFAVAAFTDFDAGSLNDIPVDHDAFGANSWLPFGILGIWAAFPFGMWFFLGVEGVPLAAEETRDPARTLPKAMAAAMGVLLLLALVTFLAATGARGSAAIQEAGNPLVEALQPDGEPTVLSRIVNYAGLAGLVASFFSLIYAGSRQLFALSRAGYLPRFLSLTSRRKAPYLGLLVPGALGFALAAWSGDSARMLNVAVFGATISYALMALSHIVLRRREPLLHRPYRTPGGVLTSSVAFVLALSALVATFLVDKDAAFIALGVYAVALAYFALYSRHRLVATAPEEEFAALAAAEAELSRD from the coding sequence ATGGCCGATGGAACCGAGTCCCGCACCCCGCTGAGCGACGCGCCGCCAGGCGCCGACGCCTCCGTCTCCCCCTCCTCCCCCGACGACGGTTATCTGGAGCGCCGCTCGCTGCGCCGCGGCAGCTCGGGCCCGCTGCTGCTGACCGGGCTGGGCGTCGCCTACGTCGTCTCGGGCGACTTCTCCGGCTGGAACCTGGGCCTCCAGGAAGGCGGCTTCGGCGGGCTCGCCATCGCCGCGCTGATCATGGGCGTGATGTACACCTGCATGGTGTTCTCGCTGGCCGAGCTGGCCGCGATCCTGCCGACGGCCGGCGGCGGCTACGGCTTCGCGCGCCGCGCGCTGGGCACCTGGGGCGGCTTCCTCACCGGCACCGCGATCCTCATCGAGTACGTGCTGGCGCCCGCCGCGATCTCGCTCTTCATCGGCGACTACGTGGAGTCGCTCAAGCTCTTCGGGCTGGAGTCCGGCTGGCCGGTCTACCTCGCCTGTTTCGTCATCTTCATCGGCATCCACCTGTGGGGCGTGGGCGAGGCGCTGCGCTTCAGCCTGATCGTCACGGCGGTCGCCGTCGCCGCCCTGCTGATCTTCGCCGTCGCCGCCTTCACCGACTTCGACGCGGGCTCACTCAACGACATCCCGGTCGACCACGACGCCTTCGGCGCCAACTCCTGGCTGCCCTTCGGCATCCTGGGCATCTGGGCGGCCTTCCCCTTCGGCATGTGGTTCTTCCTGGGCGTGGAGGGCGTGCCGCTGGCCGCCGAGGAGACCCGCGACCCGGCCCGTACGCTGCCCAAGGCCATGGCCGCGGCGATGGGCGTGCTGCTGCTCCTGGCCCTGGTCACCTTCCTCGCCGCGACCGGGGCGCGCGGTTCGGCCGCGATCCAGGAGGCGGGCAACCCGCTGGTGGAGGCGCTGCAACCGGACGGTGAGCCGACGGTGCTGTCCCGCATCGTCAACTACGCCGGCCTGGCGGGCCTGGTCGCCTCCTTCTTCTCCCTCATCTACGCCGGCTCCCGGCAGCTCTTCGCCCTCTCCCGCGCCGGCTACCTGCCCCGCTTCCTCTCCCTGACCAGCCGCCGCAAGGCGCCGTACCTGGGCCTGCTGGTCCCCGGCGCGCTGGGGTTCGCGCTGGCCGCCTGGTCCGGGGACAGCGCGCGGATGCTCAACGTGGCGGTCTTCGGCGCCACCATCTCCTACGCCCTGATGGCGCTGTCCCACATCGTGCTGCGCCGCCGCGAGCCGCTGCTGCACCGGCCCTACCGCACCCCCGGCGGCGTGCTCACCTCTTCGGTGGCCTTCGTGCTGGCGCTGTCGGCGCTGGTGGCCACCTTCCTGGTGGACAAGGACGCCGCCTTCATCGCCCTGGGCGTCTACGCCGTCGCCCTCGCCTACTTCGCCCTCTACAGCCGTCACCGCCTGGTCGCCACCGCCCCCGAGGAGGAGTTCGCGGCGCTGGCGGCCGCCGAGGCGGAACTGTCCCGCGACTGA
- a CDS encoding gamma-glutamyl-gamma-aminobutyrate hydrolase family protein produces the protein MQAKPLIGISTYLEQSVRWGVWELPAALLPAGYHRLVQRAGGLAAQLPPDDPGAAAAVVSRLDGLVIAGGPDVEPVRYGAEPHPRTGPPARERDAWELALIEAALAAGVPLLGICRGMQLLNVARGGTLVQHLPETVGHEGHSGPPGVFERHEVTPVPGTLLARVLPEPVSVPTYHHQAVDRIGAGLEVSAHAADGTVEALELPGARGFALGVQWHPEAGDDPRVMEALTAAARG, from the coding sequence ATCCAAGCCAAGCCCCTCATCGGCATCAGCACCTACCTGGAGCAGTCCGTGCGCTGGGGGGTGTGGGAGCTGCCCGCCGCACTGCTGCCCGCCGGCTACCACCGGCTCGTCCAACGGGCCGGCGGCCTGGCGGCGCAGCTGCCGCCGGACGACCCGGGGGCGGCCGCGGCCGTGGTGTCCCGACTGGACGGCCTGGTCATCGCGGGCGGCCCCGATGTGGAGCCGGTGCGGTACGGAGCCGAGCCGCACCCCCGCACCGGACCGCCCGCCCGGGAGCGCGACGCCTGGGAACTGGCCCTGATCGAGGCGGCGCTGGCGGCCGGGGTGCCGCTGCTGGGCATCTGCCGGGGCATGCAGCTGCTCAACGTCGCCCGCGGCGGCACGCTCGTCCAGCACCTTCCGGAGACGGTGGGGCACGAGGGGCACAGCGGGCCTCCCGGCGTCTTCGAACGCCACGAGGTCACCCCGGTCCCGGGCACGCTGCTCGCCCGGGTGCTGCCGGAGCCGGTGTCCGTGCCCACCTACCACCACCAGGCGGTGGACCGGATCGGCGCCGGACTGGAGGTCTCCGCGCACGCGGCGGACGGGACGGTCGAGGCCCTGGAGCTCCCGGGCGCCCGGGGCTTCGCCCTCGGGGTGCAGTGGCACCCCGAGGCGGGCGACGACCCCCGTGTCATGGAGGCTCTGACGGCCGCCGCGCGCGGCTGA
- a CDS encoding MBL fold metallo-hydrolase, translating to MYPRSWRGALRPAAFGADPDGERMERIRRSPNFADGVFVNPVAARVVPSGSMLKFLSTYFRKEERVRRAPAGTVPVHPTTLADLAAPPASGLRLTWMGHSSVLAEIDGRRVLFDPVWGQRCSPFAFVGPKRLHPMPVPLRELGTVDAVVISHDHYDHLDMPTVRALARTGTVFVVPLGVGAHLEHWSVPADQITELDWHESTRVAGLTLTATPARHFCGRALRNTQHTLWASWVVAGPEHTVFHSGDTGYFPGFRDIGAAYGPFDATMIQIGAYSEFWPDIHMTPQEGLRAHVDLQGGRPTGVMLPIHWGTFNLAPHPWEEPAEGSVTAAGAVGATVAMPRPGQPFEPAAGLPLDPWWRAVAALPPGGRQAPSGGGTPGMGAGPERPERTDDTPPAVPQPLPQP from the coding sequence GTGTACCCGCGCTCGTGGCGGGGTGCGCTGCGCCCCGCCGCCTTCGGGGCGGACCCGGACGGCGAGCGGATGGAGCGTATCCGCCGGTCGCCGAACTTCGCCGACGGCGTGTTCGTCAATCCGGTGGCCGCACGGGTCGTCCCGTCCGGGTCGATGCTGAAGTTCCTGTCCACGTACTTCCGCAAGGAGGAACGGGTGCGCAGGGCGCCGGCCGGCACCGTGCCGGTGCACCCGACCACGCTCGCCGACCTGGCCGCGCCGCCCGCCTCCGGGCTGCGGTTGACCTGGATGGGCCATTCGAGCGTGCTGGCGGAGATCGACGGTCGGCGGGTGCTGTTCGATCCGGTCTGGGGGCAGCGCTGCTCGCCGTTCGCCTTCGTCGGGCCGAAGCGGCTGCACCCGATGCCGGTGCCCCTGCGCGAGCTGGGGACCGTGGACGCCGTGGTCATCTCGCACGACCACTACGACCACCTCGACATGCCGACCGTCCGGGCGCTGGCCCGCACCGGCACGGTCTTCGTGGTGCCCCTGGGGGTCGGCGCGCACCTGGAGCACTGGAGCGTCCCGGCCGACCAGATCACCGAGCTCGACTGGCACGAGTCGACCAGGGTCGCCGGGCTCACCCTCACCGCCACCCCGGCCCGCCACTTCTGCGGTCGGGCGCTGCGCAACACCCAGCACACGCTGTGGGCCTCCTGGGTGGTCGCGGGCCCGGAGCACACGGTCTTCCACAGCGGGGACACCGGGTACTTCCCCGGCTTCCGGGACATCGGCGCCGCGTACGGCCCGTTCGACGCCACGATGATCCAGATCGGCGCGTACAGCGAGTTCTGGCCGGACATCCACATGACGCCCCAGGAGGGGCTGCGCGCCCATGTGGACCTGCAGGGCGGCCGGCCCACGGGCGTCATGCTGCCGATCCACTGGGGCACCTTCAATCTGGCTCCGCACCCGTGGGAGGAGCCGGCCGAGGGCTCTGTGACCGCCGCCGGGGCGGTCGGCGCGACGGTGGCGATGCCGCGCCCCGGGCAGCCCTTCGAACCGGCGGCCGGGCTGCCGCTGGACCCGTGGTGGCGAGCGGTCGCGGCGCTGCCCCCTGGCGGCCGACAGGCCCCCTCGGGGGGCGGCACGCCCGGCATGGGAGCCGGCCCCGAGCGGCCGGAGCGCACGGACGACACCCCGCCCGCCGTGCCCCAGCCTCTGCCCCAGCCGTAG
- a CDS encoding VOC family protein — protein sequence MSLTVPDLKAAQDFYAAVLGWEYKPGFQGQGSYSVALAKATPVAGIGAASGLGRQAVWTAYFVADSADVVAARIRERGATVAVGPLEFGNGRVAWAADPFDAVFGIWEGAVDPEWQVGRTAGAPAWLELRTRDPFASAMFYGGVFDWDVEGPRKIDVRYEHDRVMLSVGGHTVAGIYGGGVETAPDPHLRPQWHVYFCVDDVEAAVDRADAAGGTVITRPRDTPFGPMASVRDPQGALFHLSSEEIEKAG from the coding sequence GTGAGCCTGACGGTGCCCGACCTGAAGGCCGCGCAGGACTTCTACGCGGCCGTGCTCGGCTGGGAGTACAAGCCCGGCTTCCAGGGCCAGGGCAGCTACTCCGTGGCCCTGGCCAAGGCCACCCCGGTGGCCGGCATCGGGGCGGCCTCCGGCCTCGGCCGGCAGGCGGTCTGGACGGCGTACTTCGTCGCCGACAGCGCCGATGTGGTCGCCGCCCGGATCCGCGAGCGCGGCGCCACCGTCGCGGTGGGTCCGCTGGAGTTCGGCAACGGCCGGGTGGCCTGGGCCGCCGACCCCTTCGACGCGGTCTTCGGTATCTGGGAGGGCGCCGTCGACCCCGAGTGGCAGGTGGGGCGCACCGCCGGCGCCCCGGCCTGGCTGGAGCTGCGCACCAGGGACCCGTTCGCCTCGGCGATGTTCTACGGCGGTGTCTTCGACTGGGACGTGGAGGGCCCCCGGAAGATCGACGTGCGCTACGAGCACGACCGGGTGATGCTCTCCGTCGGCGGCCACACCGTGGCCGGGATCTACGGCGGCGGCGTCGAGACCGCGCCCGACCCGCATCTGCGGCCGCAGTGGCACGTCTACTTCTGTGTGGACGACGTCGAGGCCGCGGTGGACCGGGCCGACGCCGCGGGCGGCACGGTCATCACCCGGCCGCGTGACACCCCCTTCGGCCCGATGGCCAGCGTCCGCGACCCGCAGGGCGCGCTGTTCCACCTCTCGTCGGAGGAGATCGAGAAGGCGGGCTGA
- a CDS encoding DUF397 domain-containing protein, giving the protein MDRICRDRIRIYNGMPARDLGNEGWHKPWSGGNGGSCVEAMKLGDGRVALRQSTDPDGPALIYTLHEMERFIQGAKAGEADFLLA; this is encoded by the coding sequence ATGGATCGCATATGCAGGGACCGCATACGCATCTACAACGGCATGCCGGCGAGGGACCTCGGCAACGAGGGCTGGCACAAGCCGTGGAGCGGCGGTAACGGGGGAAGTTGCGTCGAGGCCATGAAGCTCGGTGACGGTCGGGTGGCGCTGCGCCAGTCGACCGATCCCGACGGCCCCGCCCTGATCTACACGCTCCACGAGATGGAACGGTTCATCCAGGGGGCCAAGGCCGGGGAGGCCGACTTCCTGCTCGCATGA
- a CDS encoding helix-turn-helix transcriptional regulator, whose translation MADTRHGGGAPTVLRVVLGRRLQDLREKAGLSYEQAGRALDVTHATIRRMEKAEVGLKIPYVEKLLSTYGVTDPEEFDSFVTLAREANQPGWWHRFRDVLPEWFSAFVSLESEANLIRAYEPHYVPGLLQTAEYARAVLRAGMPTAADEEIERVVALRVERQALLTRPNPPLLWVVMDETVLRRPIGGSSEIMRGQLTRLLEASELPSVRLQIMPFAAGPHPAMYGPFHVFRFPIPELPDIAYAENLIGASYIDQRDDVSVFREALDRMCAQAAPAQNTQDILGGIRKEI comes from the coding sequence GTGGCGGACACGCGGCACGGCGGGGGTGCCCCCACCGTACTCAGAGTGGTGCTCGGCAGACGGCTGCAGGACCTCAGGGAGAAGGCGGGGCTGTCGTACGAGCAGGCCGGTCGCGCCCTCGACGTCACCCACGCCACCATCCGGCGGATGGAGAAGGCCGAGGTCGGGCTGAAGATCCCGTACGTCGAGAAGCTGCTGTCGACCTACGGCGTCACCGACCCGGAGGAGTTCGACTCCTTCGTGACCCTGGCCCGCGAGGCCAACCAGCCCGGCTGGTGGCACCGCTTCCGGGACGTCCTGCCCGAGTGGTTCAGCGCGTTCGTCAGCCTGGAGTCGGAGGCCAACCTGATCCGGGCCTACGAGCCGCACTACGTGCCCGGCCTGCTGCAGACCGCGGAGTACGCCCGCGCGGTGCTGCGCGCCGGGATGCCGACCGCCGCCGACGAGGAGATCGAGCGCGTCGTCGCGCTGCGGGTGGAGCGCCAGGCGCTCCTCACCCGGCCCAACCCGCCGCTGCTGTGGGTGGTCATGGACGAGACGGTGCTGCGTCGACCCATCGGCGGTTCGTCGGAGATCATGCGCGGACAGCTCACCCGCCTCCTGGAGGCGTCCGAGCTGCCCAGCGTGCGGTTGCAGATCATGCCGTTCGCCGCCGGACCGCATCCGGCGATGTACGGCCCCTTCCATGTCTTCCGGTTCCCGATCCCGGAACTGCCGGACATCGCGTATGCGGAGAACCTCATCGGTGCTTCGTATATCGACCAACGCGATGACGTGTCCGTCTTCCGGGAGGCCCTGGACCGGATGTGCGCGCAGGCCGCGCCAGCACAGAACACTCAGGACATTCTGGGTGGTATTCGCAAGGAGATCTGA
- a CDS encoding ATP-binding protein yields MAPSHEALRLGHSGGGSLARCLQDAFSLPALSTSVAEARRRVLARLREWGIGEEVRDNAELIVSELFTNAVRHTSSERVCCEVRAVGPRLRLEVTDQGCARTEPMARPVTVDQEGGRGLMLVEALSDSWGVRPAEGGRGRAVWAHLS; encoded by the coding sequence GTGGCTCCTTCCCATGAGGCTCTCCGTTTAGGGCATTCGGGCGGCGGTTCCCTCGCCCGGTGTCTTCAGGACGCGTTCTCCCTCCCCGCGCTGAGCACGTCGGTCGCGGAGGCGCGACGGCGGGTCCTGGCGCGGCTGCGGGAGTGGGGCATCGGCGAAGAGGTCCGCGACAACGCCGAATTGATCGTCTCCGAGCTGTTCACCAACGCGGTGCGGCACACCTCGAGCGAGCGGGTCTGCTGCGAGGTGCGCGCGGTCGGCCCCCGGCTGCGGTTGGAGGTCACCGACCAGGGTTGCGCCCGCACCGAGCCGATGGCCCGCCCGGTCACCGTCGACCAGGAGGGCGGGCGCGGGCTGATGCTGGTGGAGGCGCTGTCCGACTCATGGGGCGTCAGACCCGCGGAGGGCGGCCGGGGTCGGGCGGTCTGGGCGCATCTGAGCTAG
- a CDS encoding SGNH/GDSL hydrolase family protein: MADDSKRFIIGTIGSYAAVGDSFTEGVGDPGPAGAFVGWADRLAVLLSDRLHTAHPAAESAGDFAADFRYANLAVRGRLLDQIVEEQVPRAKELAPDLVSFCAGGNDILRPGSDPDDIAARYEAAVADLTASVGTVLVCTGFDTRGVPVLRHLRGKIATYTAHVRAIADRHGCPVLDLWSLRSVQDRRAWSEDRLHLSADGHTRVALRAAQVLGLPLATDPDQPWPEEGHRSAAEVRRDNIHWAREHLVPWIGRRLRGESSGDHVHAKRPDLLPLP; encoded by the coding sequence ATGGCAGACGATTCGAAGAGATTCATCATTGGCACGATCGGGTCGTACGCAGCCGTCGGCGACAGCTTCACGGAGGGAGTCGGCGACCCGGGTCCCGCGGGGGCGTTCGTCGGCTGGGCCGACCGGCTGGCCGTACTGCTGTCCGATCGGCTGCATACCGCCCATCCGGCAGCGGAGTCCGCGGGGGACTTCGCTGCCGACTTCCGGTACGCCAACCTCGCCGTGCGCGGTCGGCTCCTGGACCAGATCGTCGAGGAGCAGGTGCCGCGCGCCAAGGAGCTCGCCCCCGACCTGGTGAGCTTCTGCGCCGGCGGCAACGACATCCTGCGTCCGGGCAGCGACCCCGACGACATCGCCGCCCGCTACGAGGCGGCCGTCGCCGACCTCACCGCCTCCGTCGGCACCGTGCTGGTGTGCACCGGCTTCGACACCCGAGGCGTCCCGGTGCTGCGCCATCTGCGCGGAAAGATCGCCACCTACACGGCACACGTCCGGGCCATCGCCGACCGGCACGGCTGCCCGGTGCTCGACCTGTGGTCGCTGCGTTCGGTGCAGGACCGCCGCGCCTGGAGCGAGGACCGACTGCACCTCTCGGCCGACGGCCACACCCGCGTGGCACTGCGCGCCGCACAGGTGCTGGGCCTGCCCCTGGCCACCGACCCGGATCAGCCCTGGCCGGAGGAGGGTCATCGCTCGGCGGCCGAGGTGCGCCGGGACAACATCCACTGGGCGCGGGAACACCTGGTGCCCTGGATCGGGCGGCGGCTGCGCGGGGAGTCCTCCGGCGACCACGTCCACGCCAAGCGCCCGGACCTGCTGCCGCTGCCGTAG
- a CDS encoding tyrosine-protein phosphatase: protein MTQSPQIPSVEPDLVGVRNFRDVGGLPTGDGRRIRHGVLFRSGHLASATTEDTAFLDSLGLHTVFDFRNSADIKLEGRDVALTGVRNVNIPLSDPADGSGFWTMVREGELHELRELLAEGRAAGRMIASYREIVTTRTGEHGRLLAELAGGSSPALLHCSAGKDRAGLSIAVILLALGVERDAIEQDYLESGAAHRRYKIWRSGDPANAMAPEVIELLTPLFDARLEYLTAAWDTIDSVWGGVEKYLTQGLGLTDQMRESLRERLLAPF, encoded by the coding sequence GTGACGCAGTCGCCGCAGATCCCGTCCGTCGAGCCCGACCTGGTAGGGGTACGCAACTTCCGGGACGTGGGCGGGCTGCCCACCGGGGACGGACGGCGGATCCGGCACGGCGTGCTGTTCCGCAGCGGGCACCTGGCGAGCGCCACCACGGAGGACACCGCCTTCCTCGACTCGCTCGGTCTGCACACCGTCTTCGACTTCCGCAACTCCGCCGACATCAAGCTGGAGGGACGGGACGTCGCCCTGACCGGCGTGCGGAACGTCAACATCCCGCTCAGCGACCCGGCCGACGGCTCGGGCTTCTGGACCATGGTGCGCGAGGGCGAGCTGCACGAGCTGCGGGAGCTGCTCGCCGAGGGCCGGGCGGCCGGGCGCATGATCGCCTCCTACCGCGAGATCGTCACCACCCGGACGGGGGAACACGGCCGGCTGCTGGCCGAGCTGGCCGGCGGCAGCTCCCCCGCGCTCCTGCACTGTTCCGCCGGCAAGGACCGCGCGGGGCTCTCCATCGCGGTCATCCTGCTGGCGCTCGGCGTCGAACGGGACGCCATCGAGCAGGACTACCTGGAGTCCGGCGCCGCCCACCGCCGCTACAAGATCTGGCGCAGCGGCGACCCCGCGAACGCCATGGCCCCCGAGGTCATCGAGCTCCTCACGCCCCTCTTCGACGCCCGCCTCGAATACCTGACCGCGGCCTGGGACACGATCGACTCCGTCTGGGGCGGCGTGGAGAAGTACCTGACCCAGGGCCTCGGACTGACGGATCAGATGCGGGAGTCCCTGCGGGAGCGCCTGTTGGCACCCTTCTAG
- a CDS encoding serpin family protein yields the protein MLATETIRSVNELTGWWARSAVPKAAEGTVFSAAGVWPLLALLAGGADGRARGELHGALSIAGADSASARGRELIEALGAMEGVAAATGLWTRAERVPLRPVWAAALPPGVHADLTGDLDRDRAALDAWATRHTDGQITGLPVPLTADTLLVLAGALLLRTRWTRPFGEGRLEPDDGPWRGRRLTGLYRSGPDLDLLRVAPDTPAGPLTLAEVAGDNGLEVRLVRGAAGVPGGEVLQAAVAVLEGEHPALPGSALPYGEPAPGVRVVEATSWEDRPTLNLATVRFTVRAEHDLLDSAGLFGLRTATDPGRGHFPGISPTPLAVTSARQSMTAGFTATGFEAAAVTSVGMGLGGVPRQRSKQVGARFDQPFGFLARHRASGLILAAGWVTDPDKAPNRPW from the coding sequence ATGCTCGCCACGGAGACCATACGTTCCGTCAACGAGCTGACCGGGTGGTGGGCGCGGAGCGCGGTGCCGAAGGCGGCCGAGGGCACCGTGTTCTCCGCCGCCGGGGTGTGGCCGCTGCTCGCCCTGCTGGCGGGCGGCGCCGACGGCCGGGCCCGGGGGGAACTGCACGGCGCCCTCTCCATCGCCGGTGCGGACAGCGCGTCGGCCCGCGGCCGCGAGCTGATCGAGGCGCTGGGCGCGATGGAGGGCGTGGCCGCGGCCACCGGCCTGTGGACCCGCGCGGAGCGGGTGCCGCTACGGCCGGTGTGGGCGGCCGCGCTGCCGCCCGGCGTCCACGCGGATTTGACCGGCGACCTCGACCGGGACCGCGCGGCGCTGGACGCCTGGGCGACCCGGCACACGGACGGCCAGATCACCGGGTTGCCGGTGCCGCTGACCGCCGACACCCTGCTGGTCCTGGCCGGGGCGCTGCTGCTGCGCACCCGGTGGACCCGCCCGTTCGGCGAGGGGCGGCTCGAGCCCGACGACGGGCCGTGGCGGGGGCGGCGGCTGACCGGCCTCTACCGCTCCGGCCCGGACCTCGACCTGCTTCGGGTGGCCCCCGACACCCCGGCGGGGCCGCTGACGCTCGCGGAGGTCGCCGGCGACAACGGGCTGGAGGTGCGCCTGGTCCGCGGCGCCGCGGGCGTCCCCGGCGGCGAGGTGCTGCAGGCGGCGGTGGCCGTACTGGAGGGGGAGCACCCGGCGCTGCCCGGCTCGGCGCTCCCGTATGGTGAACCGGCCCCCGGCGTCCGCGTGGTGGAGGCGACCAGCTGGGAGGACCGCCCGACCCTCAACCTGGCCACCGTCCGCTTCACCGTGCGGGCGGAGCACGATCTGCTCGACTCCGCGGGGCTGTTCGGCCTGCGCACGGCGACCGACCCCGGGCGCGGCCACTTCCCGGGCATCAGCCCGACCCCGCTCGCCGTCACCTCCGCACGCCAGAGCATGACGGCCGGCTTCACCGCCACGGGCTTCGAGGCGGCGGCCGTGACCTCCGTCGGGATGGGCCTGGGCGGCGTCCCCAGGCAGCGCTCGAAGCAGGTCGGCGCCCGCTTCGACCAGCCCTTCGGTTTCCTCGCCCGCCACCGCGCCTCCGGCCTGATCCTGGCCGCCGGCTGGGTCACCGACCCGGACAAGGCCCCCAACCGCCCCTGGTGA
- a CDS encoding aspartate aminotransferase family protein: MTAAEPPPGFDLAGLLAERGAERYELHARYLNHQLPRMLHTIGFDKVYERAEGAYFWDADGRDYLDMLAGFGVMGLGRHHPVVRRALHDVLDASLADLTRFDCPPLPGLLAERLLSYAPHLDRVFFGNSGTEAVETALKFARFATGRPRVVYCAHAFHGLTTGSLSVNGEDGFRAGFAPLLPDTAIELGDLAALEREVGRGDVAALVVEPIQGKGVHPAPPGFLRAAQELLHRHKGLLIADEVQTGLGRTGDFFAYQHEEGVEPDLVCVAKALSGGYVPVGATLGKDWIFKKVYSSMDRVLVHSASFGSNAQAMAAGLAVLAVMEDEKTVENARRTGDLLRDRLAALVDRYELLYEVRGRGLMIGIEFGRPRSLALRGRWTMLQTARKGLFAQLVVAPLLHRHRILAQVSGDHMEVIKLIPPLIIGEREVDRFVEAFTAVMDEAHSGGGLIWDFGRTLVKQAVAGR; this comes from the coding sequence ATGACCGCCGCCGAACCGCCACCGGGCTTCGACCTCGCCGGACTCCTCGCCGAGCGCGGCGCCGAGCGGTACGAGCTGCACGCCCGGTACCTCAACCACCAACTGCCGCGCATGCTGCACACCATCGGCTTCGACAAGGTCTACGAGCGGGCCGAGGGCGCCTACTTCTGGGACGCGGACGGCCGGGACTACCTGGACATGCTCGCCGGATTCGGCGTGATGGGCCTGGGCCGCCACCACCCCGTCGTGCGCCGGGCGCTGCACGACGTCCTGGACGCCTCGCTGGCCGATCTGACCCGCTTCGACTGCCCGCCGCTGCCCGGGCTGCTGGCCGAGCGGCTGCTGTCGTACGCCCCCCACCTGGACCGGGTGTTCTTCGGCAACAGCGGCACCGAGGCCGTCGAGACGGCCCTGAAGTTCGCCCGGTTCGCCACCGGCAGGCCGCGCGTCGTCTACTGCGCGCACGCCTTCCACGGGCTGACCACCGGCTCGCTCTCGGTCAACGGTGAGGACGGCTTCCGCGCGGGCTTCGCCCCGCTGCTGCCGGACACCGCCATCGAACTGGGGGACCTGGCCGCCCTGGAGCGGGAGGTCGGGCGCGGTGACGTGGCCGCGCTGGTGGTCGAGCCGATCCAGGGCAAGGGCGTGCACCCCGCCCCGCCCGGCTTCCTGCGTGCCGCGCAGGAGCTGCTGCACCGACACAAGGGGCTGCTCATCGCCGACGAGGTGCAGACCGGGCTCGGCCGGACCGGGGACTTCTTCGCCTACCAGCACGAGGAGGGCGTCGAACCGGACCTGGTCTGCGTGGCCAAGGCGCTCTCCGGCGGCTATGTGCCGGTCGGCGCCACCCTCGGCAAGGACTGGATCTTCAAGAAGGTCTACTCCTCGATGGACCGGGTGCTGGTGCACTCCGCCAGCTTCGGCTCCAACGCGCAGGCCATGGCCGCGGGGCTGGCCGTGCTCGCGGTCATGGAGGACGAGAAGACCGTCGAGAACGCCCGGCGCACCGGCGACCTGCTGCGCGACCGACTCGCCGCGCTGGTGGACCGCTACGAGCTGCTGTACGAGGTGCGCGGGCGCGGCCTGATGATCGGGATCGAGTTCGGCCGGCCCCGGTCGCTGGCCCTGCGCGGCCGCTGGACCATGCTCCAGACGGCCCGGAAGGGGCTGTTCGCGCAGTTGGTCGTCGCCCCGCTGCTGCACCGGCATCGCATTCTCGCCCAGGTCTCCGGCGACCACATGGAGGTCATTAAGCTGATCCCGCCGCTGATCATCGGCGAGCGCGAAGTGGACCGCTTCGTCGAAGCGTTCACCGCCGTCATGGACGAGGCCCACTCGGGCGGCGGTCTGATCTGGGACTTCGGCCGCACGCTGGTGAAGCAGGCGGTGGCGGGTCGGTGA